gaaaaataccatttcaacttttttattatttctttccatttccaggCTAAAGCAGTGGGATAAACAGCCGCACCAGGTAGCtgcatttagaaaaattaattcctGTGAAATCCAATTAGGAAATACAGTACCTCTGCATAATTCTCAGGCCACCCAGACCAATTCTCGGTTGTCAAAATTTGCAAGTGATATTTTAGAGTAGTGTACTCTTTAAGCTCCTTCATGCAAGGCAAGTTATTGCATGTCATGACAGAGAGAACGTAACAAGTCCAAAATTTAACGAGGAGGTTgctgtttatttcccttttgatggTAGAATCAAATCTGTCCTCAAGAATCTCAACAAGAATAGGAATAAACTTCAAACGCTTGGCTTTTTTCTGGCTGACAGGGTTTAAGTAACACCAACTGGCTATACCCTGGAGCAGCAAGATCTTCGCTTTGGGTGCCATTGGGTGATTTTGCAGCAAGTGAGCTACTTCTTTCATGTACTTAGCTACAAATTTCCCAGTGGTTGGTCCTCCTAGAAAACAAGTATTTGCATTTCAGAAGTATTTGGTCTATCTAGGAGCTAGTGACATTTGAGTGCTGATGTATctatattctttttgttgtctaataaCACTTGAATACTcagaattgtctttttctttttctcctccctggTGTGTTGCTGTAAACTTGAAAAAGTGTGTTGATAAGCAAAAAATATGCCACGTGCTGGCAGTTCCCTGCCTGCTAAAGTCTCCTCCCAGGTTCCTTTATTCAAGCACCTAGGCATCAATATGTCAAGGTGAATAAAACCATCTGTGCTCCCTCATGGTCTCATTCCTGATTCTCTGTTTCCAGGATGTGGAAAATGCCAGAGATTaggccaaaggaaaagaaaacccaaaggccGCCCTGCAAAGCCATGgtctgattgaaaaaaaaaaaaagaggttttttaTGAGTTGTTGTCCAGTGCTATCCTGTTCTCTCTGGTTTCTCATTTATCAGCCCAATTTTTGCAGATCTGGGACACACATGACCTTACAAGATTTTCCTTGCTTTGATTACTGACCCAACCAGGTCCTAGAAGCTACTTTCATTATATACTTGAACCCCAGATTTCCCTAGTTCAAATCTCAAACCCCAAGAAGGTACTAGCCAAGAAAACATTGGATGAAGAGTATTTAGACAGTGAGGAGTAACTGGCATGGTTGGCCAGATTCCAGCCACTGAAGTTTTGATCTGGCTTGGAATTCACTTATTGGCACTACCTCAGTCCCACAGGTTAGAGGATATTCTAGCCAACAGCTTTCCCTGAATCCTGGGCATAAGCCCTTCCCTGCCTTCCACCCATATTACTAAGGCTACATAACATGCAGTTAAGGAATTCTGACCCTTTTATAAATAGCTAGCTTTTCCCCCAAATGATGAAAAAAGCTATACAGGGAACTGGCCTTCTCAAGTGGTGGGTGCTGTTTACCCTTCCTTCACATGAGAGTCTCCTGACTTCTAGCTTTATGCCAATGGTTCTCCCTCATTCTGGCACCTAGGACCCCTTGGCCCTTGAAAACGGTAAATGTTTTCTCTCACGGACACCACTTGAAAAAATTTGGTCTATCAAAGTCCATCTAAGGTAActcatttttccattaaaaaagtgCTCAGTCTTATCTATGATACTTAGAGCTACTAGCCAGAGCTTCTGATCAAGAGACATGTTGTTGCAGATTATCAGTAAACTTTTATCGTATATCctgaaatttattagaaaaaagagTGGAGTGAGTTTACACCTGACAATCACTAGAGTGGCATGTGTTTAAGCAGTTTACCATTTGACTTTCTGGCTGAATATCCATTAACAGCTGCTTTTCCCTGATGTACTGAGTATCTTTCCTAGTAGGTGTTTTAATAGCATAAagcttttaattgattttttctaAGGCAGCTTCTGTGAGACACATTTTTACAAGGTAAAATATCAAGTAGTTCTACTCTGTGTTGACATCATATTACTGGGTTGGAGTTACATCAATTCAGTAtagattctttgatttttttttttacatattaatgaGAACTTTGTTAGACAATTTCAGCATATATGGTTTTAAtgaataaaagtgagaaaatcCTTAGTCCTTTATTTGATGGACTTACTCTTTAAAAAAGTGAGATCCTCGAGAAAATGGTAACTATCTTTGGTGGTACAAAGATAAAGAACTAAGGATTTGGGTGAAGGAAATGTTACTGGAATCTTAAGACCAGAGCTGTGAAAATCACTAACTTACAGAGTGATGAtaagcaaaaatatttcaaaagaccTATGTCAGCATGACTGGTTAAGTCAGTACCTGTAAAGGATAGTAGTCCCATTCTATTTGCAGCTTGAGCCCTCTTCTCAATGGCTAGAGATTCATTCTTCAATAAACGGCCAAGCACCACAATTTTTTCCTTGTGAGAAATAGTCTCAGCTAAAGGGatatcttcttcctcttcattcttaATGAAAAAGCGTTTAACAGTGACATTCCAGAACTTCTGGGAGCGCTTATACAGCCCCGCAAAATACTGGTGAATCTGAGCACAAAATTGCATAAAGTAAGCATAGGCCTTAGCCATTGTGTGAAAAAGGCCAGTGAGTGGTGCGTCAGTTCCACTTCTGTTCTGGCAGCAACTGAACTGATTAGTCAAGAACTCTGGAATGCATCACTTAGCAACACTGGAATGGAATACACAAATCAGGGGAAGCATGGATGCCTTCATTCTTCAGGCTGGTGGCATGGAAGGTATTCTACAATTCCAGCTAAACCAagtttactttcatttctctggtgCATAGAACCTCGACTTAGACCAAATTGGTTTCTTCTCACGCACACTAGGTGCATTTCTGCCTTTGCACCTTTGCTTGGGCAGCGCCGACTAGGAACTTTCCTGTTTTACTTTGCTTATTCCAACACCTACTAAGCTTCCTTCCATAGTTCCATGCGTATTTTGCTTGTTTGTCATGTAATCAGACTTTTTCTTCGCATCATTGATTTCCTATATTGATCCCATTTTGCTGATAAGATAGAGGCAGACAAAAGGACACTTGCACAAAAACTGTCTTTGTTGTAACCCAGCTGCATCTGTGCACACATACCCTGACTGCCCTATTATGGACACCTTTTCTGTTCATGCAGTACATTTCAACAATCCCTTGGCCCACTCAAGAAGattgttccacagttcttctctTGCCTTaactaatttttccattttaactggattgtttgcaTCCAGTTGGCCAGCATCCTGCCTCCAGCATGCCGtactttttctcattaaaaaaataaaacacttttttgaCCTCATACCATCCCTCCACTGAGTTATCGCTCTGCTCCCCTTTATACAAAAACTCTTCAAAGAGTTGCCATCCTCACCGTTCAAGTATTCTTCCATCCTCCCTTGGATGTACTCTAAAGAGAGATTTCAAACCCATGAATCTACTGGGATTACTCATCAGGGTCACTGATGACTTTCATTCTGCTGAATCCAATTCTTGGTCTTCagcatttgatattttttctttgaaacacttttttttttttgcctaactTCTAAGCTGTCATACTTGATTTTTCTTCAGGTTGCCACCCTCCATTTTCTGTTGCTGGTTCCACATCTTTATGATCTCTAAATCCTGGAGTGTCCCAAGGCTCAGGCCTTCTAGCTCCACTTTGTTTCGATCTATACTTCATAGATAAAATAAACCAGTCTCGTGGCTTTCAGTATCATTCATATGCTGATGACttccagttatatatatatattttttatatattttaaaacatatatttaattttaaacattttttaaaattaatattgattttttaaagattttatttatttgacagagtgacaGAGCGTAagtgaagaggagaggaagaggtagagtcctcactgagcggggagcccaacgtggagctcgatcccaggatcctgagatcatgacctgagctaaaggtagacatAACTAACAGGATCACCCAGGCGcccataaacattttaaagtatctctacacccaatgtgtggctcaaattcacaaccctgagatcaagagctgcatgttccatcaactgagccagccaagtgcccccccccccgcaaccaattttatttttaactggatttCTCACCTGATCTCCAAACACATTCAGTTATCAACTTGATTGCCTCCATATGGATGTCTAAGAAGCTTCTCAAATATAACATGTCTGAATCAGAGTTCTTGGTCTTCTTCCCTAAGCCTACTACTGTCTGTTTCTCTTGTCTTGGAAGATGGCTCCCCATCCTTCCAATTGTTCAGGTTGAAATTTTTGGATTTGCCCTTGGCTTTTATCTGTCTCACATTTCATTTCCAACTAATCAACAAGGCTCTATTTTCAAAGGCGAAATTTGGACGCCCTGTCCAAATATGGGATCTTCTACAAAGTGTACGTTCTGTACTCTTCAAATATATCAAGGTATGAAAGCTTAAGAGGAAAGGGTGTGTGGGCTACTGTTCTAGATTAAAAGAGCCCGAAGAGATATGACAATTATATATGTATTCCATGGTGGGAACCGTGCATCCATACATGTATGCATACATGTATGtgggcatgtgtgtatgtgttctaAAAGACATTAGAGGGACAGTTGGGGAAACATAGACATGCATCATCCAGCTATGGTAGCCACACGTAACTttggagcacttgaaatgtgactagtctgAACTGATGTGTGCTGTTAAGTGTAAACTACATCctagatttcaaagacttagtatgaaaaaaagaacACGACATACCATATTGCTAATTTTTGTATTGATTACAAGTTGaagtattttggatatattagattaaataaaaaaatatcactaaAGTTATCCTTCCCTATTCTTTGTGCttcttaaaatgtggctactagaaaatctAAAACCCCAAGCATGGCTCCTTTTCAAGGGCATTGTGCTTGGAATTACCTTGGCAGAGTTACCTCTGCTTAGAATATTTATCCCAGAGGTATCCCCCGTGGTTCACCCCATCAGTTCCTCCCGTTATTACTCAAATGTAATTTTCTATCAGGTCTTCCCTGACCCCACTCTTCAAACTTTGACCTTTGTCCTGTCACTTGTCTCATGCCTAACCTGGTATACAATTAGGATTGCCTTCTATGTCTTGTTGTCTCCCCTCACCAGAATACAAGACTTGttgagggcagagatttttatgcttttgtgttttcttcactGCTGATCTGCAGGGCAGAGTACAGACCCTGGCATACACCTTATTCatagttaatataaaaaaaattacttcttgcATAAATGAGAAATTAGACATCTAGTTTTTAGCAGACAATCATTCCCCACACCAAGTATACTTAGAAATTTCTCAAAGtcaagatattatttatttaataagaaatattgtCTCTGGGAAAATTTCAGggataaaaatctgtatttttctatttgactACTCTGCTTTTCGGAGATAGTGAGAAGTGCTGGTGCTTTCTGCTGAATCGGGGTTTacaattttactttataattttgcAAAGTAAGGAAGGCAATTCATTTAAACAGTATAGCAATGAACCttgtaggaaatttttttttcctgttgatccACTAAAAGCCATCACTGGTATTTAAATCAGTTGGTGAATACTTAAACTCACAGTTGACTGGGAGGGAACCCCCGTGATGATGCTGGTGGGGTACGGGcttggaaaacacacacaaataaatgtggACTCATCCTCAGGGTGCTCATGGTCTCTGCTCATAGACAACACAATTCTGAAACACAGCTCTTTTTTCTCCAATTAGCTTTACAACAAA
The Canis lupus dingo isolate Sandy chromosome 35, ASM325472v2, whole genome shotgun sequence genome window above contains:
- the ARMH2 gene encoding armadillo-like helical domain-containing protein 2, yielding MAKAYAYFMQFCAQIHQYFAGLYKRSQKFWNVTVKRFFIKNEEEEDIPLAETISHKEKIVVLGRLLKNESLAIEKRAQAANRMGLLSFTGGPTTGKFVAKYMKEVAHLLQNHPMAPKAKILLLQGIASWCYLNPVSQKKAKRLKFIPILVEILEDRFDSTIKREINSNLLVKFWTCYVLSVMTCNNLPCMKELKEYTTLKYHLQILTTENWSGWPENYAEVLYFLIGFHRN